From Pagrus major chromosome 2, Pma_NU_1.0, one genomic window encodes:
- the LOC141019631 gene encoding extracellular calcium-sensing receptor-like has product MLGGVFNFHSKWNDRMENYMHKPKPLQCTSLNFRGFQYAQAMLFAIEEINNSTDLLPGISLGYKFYDGCGSIARGVRVALASVTGDEMTFAPSACTRAAQIQAIMVGTSSSPCMAIATVLGPFYISLIGHIASCACLSDKTKYPSFLRTIPSDYYQSRALAHLVKYFGWTWVGAIRTNDDYGNNGMAIFTETAQQLGICLEYSVSVFRTDPLHKIQKIIDIVKASTSKVIVTFLSLTDLYMILQELSNHNLTGYQWVGSESWISDSQTATKDKHHILDGAIGLSIPKANVSGMREFMLDVKPLNSSSHELFTEFWEKLFSCKFKQSKSAAGNQRECTGHEDLSGVQNTYTDMSLMSLFYNVYKGVYAMAHALHNILSCNKTCKNKVQLDPYMILQHIRKIRFKTKAGDEVYFNENGDPAGKYEIINWQPRENGIVDFVAVGLHDASLPADKQLNLQSKPLIWAQNSLKVPLSVCSEKCPPGTRKVLQKGKPVCCYDCLRCAEGEISNDTDSVTCVRCHPEFWSNERRDACVKKEAEFLSYEEIMGALLTAASLFGTCTTAVVAFIFFRYRQTPIVRANNSELSFLLLFSLTLCFLCSLTFIGRPSEWSCMLRHTAFGITFVLCISCVLGKTIVVLMAFRATLPGSDVMKWFGPAQQKLSVLGFTLIQVVICILWLTISPPFPFKNFKTFKDKIILECALGSAVGFWAVLGYIGLLAMLCFILAFLARKLPDNFNEAKFITFSMLIFCAVWITFIPAYVSSPGKFSVAVEIFAILASSFGLLICIFTPKCYIILLKPEKNTKKNMMGKGAPKSS; this is encoded by the exons ATGTTGGGGGGAGTCTTCAATTTTCACAGCAAGTGGAATGACAGAATGGAAAACTACATGCACAAACCAAAGCCACTGCAATGCACCAG TTTGAATTTCAGAGGGTTCCAGTATGCCCAGGCTATGCTCTTTGCCATAGAGGAGATTAATAACAGCACAGACCTACTGCCTGGCATCTCTCTAGGTTATAAGTTTTATGATGGTTGTGGCTCCATTGCCAGAGGTGTGAGGGTTGCACTGGCCTCTGTTACTGGTGATGAAATGACATTTGCACCCTCTGCATGTACCAGAGCTGCCCAAATACAGGCAATTATGGTAGGGACTTCATCTTCTCCTTGCATGGCAATTGCTACAGTCCTTGGACCCTTTTACATCTCACTG atcGGCCATATTGCAAGTTGTGCTTGTCTCAGTGATAAAACCAAGTACCCATCATTCCTCAGAACAATACCCAGTGACTACTACCAGAGCAGAGCCCTGGCCCATTTAGTGAAGTACTTTGGTTGGACTTGGGTTGGAGCTATTAGAACAAATGATGATTATGGCAATAATGGCATGGCCATATTTACAGAAACTGCCCAACAACTGGGCATCTGTCTGGAGtactctgtgtctgtctttagAACAGATCCACTGCATAAAATACAAAAGATAATTGACATTGTCAAGGCTTCCACTTCCAAAGTGATTGTCACTTTCCTTTCCCTCACGGATTTGTACATGATACTACAGGAGTTGTCTAACCACAACTTGACTGGATACCAGTGGGTAGGCAGTGAGAGCTGGATCTCTGATTCCCAAACTGCAACTAAGGATAAGCATCACATTCTGGATGGTGCCATAGGCCTGTCCATACCAAAAGCTAATGTCAGTGGAATGAGAGAGTTCATGTTGGATGTAAAGCCACTCAATTCATCTAGTCATGAATTGTTTACAGAGTTTTGGGAGAAATTATTTAGCTGTAAGTTCAAGCAGTCAAAGTCAGCAGCAGGGAATCAGAGAGAATGTACTGGACATGAGGATCTGAGTGGAGTACAAAACACATATACTGATATGTCACTCATGTCTCTGTTTTACAATGTCTATAAAGGAGTGTATGCAATGGCCCATGCACTTCATAATATCCTGAGCTGTAATAAGACATGTAAGAACAAGGTGCAGCTAGATCCATATATG ATTTTACAGCACATAAGGAAGATTCGGTTCAAAACAAAGGCAGGAGATGAGGTCTATTTTAATGAGAATGGAGATCCAGCAGGAAAGTATGAAATTATAAATTGGCAGCCAAGAGAAAATGGCATTGTGGACTTTGTTGCAGTTGGTCTTCATGATGCATCTTtacctgcagacaaacagctgaatctgcaaagtaagcCTTTAATTTGGGCACAGAACTCACTAAAG GTGCCTTTGTCAGTTTGCAGTGAGAAATGTCCCCCAGGAACTCGAAAGGTTCTCCAGAAAGGAAAGCCTGTCTGCTGCTATGACTGTTTAAGATGTGCAGAGGGAGAAATAAGCAACGATACAG attctGTTACCTGTGTACGTTGCCACCCTGAGTTCTGGtcaaatgagagaagagatgcCTGTGTAAAGAAGGAGGCAGAGTTTCTCTCATATGAAGAGATTATGGGAGCACTGCTCACTGCAGCTTCTCTATTTGGAACATGCACGACTGCTGTTGTGGCGTTCATTTTCTTCAGATACAGGCAGACTCCTATTGTCAGAgccaacaactctgagctgagcttcctgctgctcttctccttgactctgtgtttcctgtgttctctgACCTTCATCGGCCGGCCCTCTGAGTGGTCCTGCATGCTGCGACACACAGCATTCGGCATCACCTTTgtcctctgtatctcttgtgttctgGGGAAAACAATAGTGGTGTTAATGGCCTTCAGGGCCACACTTCCAGGcagtgatgtgatgaaatggTTTGGTCCTGCACAGCAGAAACTCAGTGTTCTGGGTTTCACTCTTATACAAGTTGTCATATGTATCCTCTGGTTAAcaatttctcctccttttccatttaagaattttaaaacattcaaggaCAAAATCATCTTAGAGTGTGCTCTGGGCTCAGCTGTAGGCTTTTGGGCTGTACTTGGGTACATTGGACTTCTGgccatgttatgttttattcttgCTTTTCTGGCTCGGAAACTGCCTGATAATTTCAATGAAGCCAAATTCATCAcctttagcatgctgatattctgtgcagtATGGATCACTTTTATCCCAGCatatgtcagctctcctgggaaattcagtgttgctgtggagatatttgcaATTCTGGCCTCAAGTTTTGGACtgctcatttgtatttttactccaaaatgttatattatcttactgaaaccagagaagaatacaaaaaagaatATGATGGGGAAGGGAGCACCAAAATCCTCCTGA
- the LOC141019621 gene encoding extracellular calcium-sensing receptor-like, with translation MLGGFFTFHRRWKAQQETYMHKPKPLQCTSLNFRGFQYAQAMLFAIEEINNSTHILPGISLGYKLYDDCASIARGVRVALASVTREELAFAPSDTTCTQVQANMVGTNSSPGMAISTVLGPFHIPLIGHTATCACLSDKTKYPSFLRTIPSDYYQSRALAQLVKYFGWTWVGAIKTNDDYGNNGMATFIETAQQLGICLEYSVSVFGTDPPDKIQQIVDIIKASTSKVIVTFLLPTDLYVIIQELSHHNLTGYQWVGTESWIFDFQTAARDRHHILDGAIGLFIPSAHVSGMREFILDVKPLNSSSNVLFTEFWEKLFSCKFKQLKSSVENQRECTGHEDVTEVQNTYTDMTLMPLFYNVYKGVYAMAYALHNILSCNETCNNKVQLDPFTILQHIRKIRFKTKEGDEVYFDENGDPAAKYEIINWQPTENGIVDFVRVGLYDASLPAERQLNLQNKSLIWAQNSLQVPLSVCSEKCPPGTRKVLQKGKPVCCYGCLRCAEGEISNATDSITCVRCHPDFWSNERRDACVKKEAEFLSYEEIMGALLTAASLFGTCMTAVVAFIFFRYRQTPVVRANNSELSFLLLFSLTLCFLCSLTFIGRPSEWSCMLRHTAFGITFVLCISCVLGKTIVVLMAFRATLPGSDVMKWFGPAQQKLSVLGFTLIQVIICILWLTISPPFPFKNFKTFKEKIILECALGSAVGFWAVLGYIGLLAMLCFILAFLARKLPDNFNEAKFITFSMLIFCAVWMTFIPAYVSSPGKFSVAVEIFAILASSFGLLICIFIPKCYIILLKPETNTKKNMMGKGAPKSS, from the exons ATGTTGGGGGGATTCTTCACTTTCCACAGAAGGTGGAAAGCCCAACAGGAGACCTACATGCACAAACCAAAGCCACTGCAATGTACCAG TTTGAATTTCAGAGGGTTCCAGTATGCCCAGGCTATGCTCTTTGCCATAGAGGAGATTAATAacagcacacacatactgccTGGCATCTCTCTGGGCTATAAGTTATATGATGATTGTGCCTCCATTGCCAGAGGTGTAAGGGTTGCACTGGCCTCTGTTACTAGAGAAGAATTAGCATTTGCACCCTCTGACACAACATGTACCCAAGTGCAGGCTAATATGGTGGGAACCAATTCCTCTCCTGGCATGGCAATATCTACTGTTCTCGGACCCTTCCATATACCACTG aTTGGCCATACTGCAACTTGTGCTTGTCTCAGTGATAAAACCAAGTACCCATCATTCCTCAGAACAATACCCAGTGACTACTACCAGAGCAGAGCCCTGGCCCAGTTGGTCAAGTACTTTGGTTGGACTTGGGTTGGAGCtattaaaacaaatgatgatTATGGTAATAATGGCATGGCCACATTCATAGAAACTGCCCAGCAGCTGGGCATCTGTCTGGAGtactctgtttctgtctttggaACAGATCCAccagacaaaatacaacagataGTTGACATTATCAAGGCTTCCACTTCAAAGGTGATTGTCACTTTCCTCCTCCCCACGGATTTATATGTGATAATACAGGAATTGTCTCACCACAACTTGACTGGGTATCAGTGGGTAGGCACTGAGAGCTGGATCTTTGATTTCCAAACTGCAGCCCGGGATAGGCACCATATTCTGGATGGTGCCATAGGCCTATTCATCCCCAGTGCACATGTCAGTGGCATGAGAGAGTTCATTTTAGATGTGAAGCCGCTCAATTCATCAAGTAATGTATTGTTTACAGAATTTTGGGAAAAATTATTTAGCTGTAAGTTCAAGCAATTAAAGTCATCAGTAGAAAATCAAAGAGAATGTACTGGACATGAAGATGTGACTGAAGTGCAAAACACATATACTGATATGACACTCATGCCTCTCTTTTACAATGTTTATAAAGGAGTGTATGCTATGGCCTACGCACTTCATAATATTCTCAGCTGTAATGAAACATGTAACAACAAGGTGCAGCTAGATCCATTTACG ATTTTACAGCACATAAGAAAAATTCGGTTCAAGACAAAGGAAGGAGATGAAGTTTACTTTGATGAGAATGGAGATCCAGCAGCAAAGTATGAAATTATAAACTGGCAGCCAACAGAAAATGGTATTGTGGACTTTGTCAGAGTCGGTCTTTATGATGCATCTttacctgcagagagacagctgAATCTGCAAAATAAGTCTTTAATTTGGGCCCAGAATTCACTACAG GTGCCTTTGTCAGTTTGCAGCGAGAAATGTCCACCAGGAACTCGCAAGGTCCTGCAGAAAGGAAAGCCTGTATGCTGCTATGGCTGTTTAAGATGTGCAGAGGGAGAAATAAGCAACGCCACAG attccATCACCTGTGTGCGATGCCACCCAGACTTCTGGTCCAATGAGAGAAGAGATGCCTGTGTAAAGAAGGAGGCAGAGTTTCTCTCATATGAAGAGATTATGGGAGCACTGCTCACTGCAGCATCTCTCTTTGGAACATGCATGACTGCTGTTGTGGCATTCATTTTCTTCAGATACAGACAGACTCCTGTTGTCAGggccaacaactctgagctgagcttcctgctgctcttctccttgactctgtgttttctgtgttctcTGACCTTCATCGGCCGGCCCTCTGAGTGGTCCTGCATGCTGCGACACACAGCATTCGGCATCACCTTTgtcctctgtatctcttgtgttcttGGGAAAACAATAGTGGTGTTAATGGCCTTCAGGGCAACACTTCCAGGTagtgatgtgatgaaatggTTTGGGCCTGCACAGCAGAAACTCAGTGTTCTGGGTTTCACTCTTATACAAGTTATCATATGTATCCTCTGGTTAAcaatttctcctccttttcccttcaagaattttaaaacattcaaggaGAAAATCATCTTAGAGTGCGCTCTGGGCTCAGCTGTAGGCTTTTGGGCTGTACTTGGGTACATTGGACTTCTGgccatgttatgttttattcttgCTTTTCTGGCTCGGAAACTGCCTGATAATTTCAATGAAGCCAAATTTATCAcctttagcatgctgatattctgtgcagtATGGATGACTTTTATCCCAGCatatgtcagctctcctgggaagttcagtgttgctgtggagatatttgcaATTCTGGCCTCAAGTTTTGGACtgctcatttgtatttttattccaaaatgttacattatcTTACTGAAACCAGAGACGAATACAAAAAAGAATATGATGGGGAAGGGTGCACCAAAATCCTCCTGA